The following are from one region of the Siniperca chuatsi isolate FFG_IHB_CAS linkage group LG13, ASM2008510v1, whole genome shotgun sequence genome:
- the apol1 gene encoding LOW QUALITY PROTEIN: apolipoprotein L1 (The sequence of the model RefSeq protein was modified relative to this genomic sequence to represent the inferred CDS: deleted 1 base in 1 codon) translates to MDRYDDLDLECDGGGVAQKPALFGGMFKRSFKSAEPSVQAQDSSSASGELSKRNDSLTDNSTKEKEGVFKGMFKKTTKTAKEGQPQDLLDNKLTASNDSLSENIATKETGGMFSGMFKKSPKPFGGRTQPQEDFSAPNELSGSNDSLSVNINTKDDLSADGELSARVSLIEKPSKGEVAAKILKNPFTSSSQDKEKTQHSGDSNENTSTTEKPKDKQEKNTDSDCEETLDNGEGQASHKQSKPPGAMTKLNPFRSAKYEKQAGDEDPPASSEKSSGNKQKDTEEMLKENEKQVEEKVKAVKSNMIQRERKERNEMPPVPPRPTEEAVISPQEMKGISTYDKVKPRGTEYNQDYKDMISREKKAKPAETPVVPARPSEEELNRAARRGLQKQKSHHQSQSDDESLKKDESAEAKEGGEANSPESKTTMVKKHKHRNPFMPQAAAKGKVIQRQAQGGAAGNTDENEGGNRSLFDKLEDFRIDPAQPEDRQDVENLMEWWNTVESWEDTPQDDEMTEKQEAKAFAVTADKVQKGIRVFNKLFSERAESLWQHVIDLNSIADGLDKFNKNTKIAQITGGSTSAIGGVTTITGLALAPLTMGVSLIVTAVGLGVATAGGLTSAGAGISNQVNNSMDRKKVEKIVQDYQEKMVDLNKCLTFIKQGIENLKKFDLIKMKKTAYNRDFPALNSSFYADGAMAGKAILSNLNEIMRVVHMANVAGSTAARAVQIASMATGVLTGLFVGMDIYFVAKDSKELKKGAKSEFAAKIREVTTQLHEGLVELNGIREELQSTSPKNNAGNVIAALDSNKKEKDNKYDSSDEHEIDRIKKAIEKDIENREYDSSAAKFHALIVRKCWIAFHMLSGHTSIFSRCDKQI, encoded by the exons ATG GATCGATACGATGACCTGGATTTGGAgtgtgatggaggaggagtAGCT CAAAAACCAGCGTTATTCGGTGGGATGTTCAAAAGATCCTTCAAGTCTGCAGAGCCATCTGTCCAAGCACAG GACAGTTCATCAGCCAGCGGTGAACTTTCGAAGAGAAACGATAGCCTGACTGACAACAGCACCAAG GAAAAAGAAGGCGTGTTTAAAGGAATGTTTAAGAAGACGACCAAAACTGCCAAAGAGGGCCAGCCACAG GATCTTTTGGACAACAAACTCACAGCCAGTAACGACAGTCTGTCTGAAAACATCGCAACTAAG gAGACAGGAGGGATGTTCAGTGGGATGTTTAAAAAATCTCCAAAGCCATTTGGAGGAAGGACACAACCTCAG GAGGATTTTTCTGCACCCAATGAGCTCTCAGGCAGCAACGACAGTCTGTCTGTGAATATTAACACTAAG GATGATTTGTCTGCGGATGGTGAACTCTCTGCCAGAGTTAGTCTCATAGAGAAACCTTCAAAG GGTGAAGTGGCAGCGAAGATCCTGAAGAATCCTTTCACCTCCTCATCTCAG GATAAGGAAAAGACTCAACACTCAGGAGACTCAAATGAGAATACCTCTACTACAGAGAAGCCCAAAGACAAGCAG GAGAAGaacactgactctgactgtGAGGAAACATTGGACAATGGAGAGGGCCAGGCCAGTCACAAACAG aGTAAACCTCCTGGGGCAATGACAAAGCTGAATCCATTTCGATCTGCAAAA TATGAGAAGCAGGCAGGTGATGAGGATCCACCTGCGAGCAGCGAGAAGTCatcaggcaacaaacag AAAGACACTGAAGAGATGCTCAAGGAGAACGAGAAACAAGTGGAAGAGAAGGTGAAAGCG GTCAAAAGCAACATGATCCAGcgagagaggaaggaaagaaatgaaatgCCACCGGTCCCACCCAGACCAACTGAAGAG GCTGTGATTTCGCCACAGGAGATGAAGGGGATATCCACATACGACAAAGTAAAACCAAGAGGAACTGAGTATAATCAG GATTACAAGGACATGATctccagagagaaaaaagcaaaacctGCAGAAACTCCTGTTGTTCCTGCCAGACCGTCAGAGGAG GAGCTGAATAGAGCAGCGAGACGTGGTCTGCAAAAGCAGAAGAGCCACCATCAG AGCCAATCCGATGATGAAAGCCTAAAAAAAGATGAATCTGCTGAAGCCAAAGAGGGAGGCGAGGCGAACTCTCCAGAAAGCAAAACA ACCATGGTGAAGAAACACAAGCACCGTAATCCGTTCATGCCACAAGCTGCAGCCAAg GGCAAAGTTATACAGAGGCAAGCACAGGGCGGAGCTGCAGGCAACACAGACGAg AATGAAGGTGGAAACAGGTCCTTGTTTGACAAGCTGGAAGACTTCCGAATTGACCCAGCACAGcctgaagacagacag GATGTGGAAAATCTTATGGAGTGGTGGAACACAGTGGAGT CTTGGGAAGACACGCCTCAAGATGATgagatgacagaaaaacaagaagcCAA GGCGTTTGCTGTGACGGCAGATAAGGTGCAGAAGGGCATCCGTGTCTTCAACAAACTGTTCTCGGAGCGAGCTGAGAGCCTCTGGCAGCACGTCATTGACCTCAACAGCATCGCCGACGGCCTGGACAAATTCAACAAGAACACAAAGATCGCTCAAATCACCGGCGGCTCCACCAGCGCTATCGGGGGCGTAACCACCATCACCGGCCTCGCTCTGGCCCCGCTCACCATGGGAGTGTCCTTGATTGTGACGGCGGTGGGATTGGGTGTTGCCACGGCAGGCGGTCTGACATCAGCTGGTGCCGGCATCTCCAACCAGGTCAACAACTCAATGGACCGCAAGAAGGTGGAGAAGATTGTGCAGGATTATCAGGAGAAGATGGTCGACCTCAACAAGTGCCTGACATTCATCAAGCAGGGTATTGAGAACCTGAAGAAATTTGACCTGATCAAGATGAAAAAAACCGCTTACAACCGTGACTTCCCTGCGCTCAATAGTAGTTTCTATGCGGATGGTGCCATGGCAGGAAAGGCGATCCTCAGCAATCTTAATGAGATCATGCGTGTGGTGCACATGGCCAATGTGGCGGGCAGCACAGCAGCCAGAGCGGTCCAGATTGCCAGCATGGCCACTGGTGTACTCACTGGACTCTTTGTAGGTATGGACATCTACTTTGTGGCCAAAGACTCCAAAGAACTCAAGAAAGGGGCCAAGTCAGAGTTCGCTGCCAAAATCAGGGAGGTGACTACGCAGCTGCATGAAGGTCTGGTGGAGCTCAACGGGATACGAGAGGAGCTGCAGTCCACCTCGCCGAAAAACAACGCAGGCAATGTTATCGCTGCTTTGGACAGtaacaagaaagagaaagataacAAATATGACAGTTCGGATGAACATGAAATCGACCGCATT AAAAAAGCCATTGAAAAGGACATTGAGAACCGAGAATATGACAGCAGTGCTGCCAAGTTTCACGCATTGATTGTGAGAAAGTGTTGGATAGCTTTTCACATGCTCTCAGGCCACACGTCCATTTTCTCCCGCTGCGATAAGCAAATTTAA